The genomic segment GCTCTCGAAGCTCGATGGTGATGCGCGCGGTGGTGCGGCACTGTCGGTGGCCTCGGTCACCGGGCGACCGATCATCTTCGCGTCGACGGGTGAGGGTCTCGACGATCTCGAGCAGTTCCACCCCGATCGCATGGCCAGCCGCATCCTCGATCTCGGTGACATCCTCACCCTCATCGAACAGGCTCAGCAGGCGTTCGATGAGGAAGAGGCGCAGAAGGTCGCGGAGAAGCTCGCGAACGAGGCCTTCACGCTCGAGGACTTCCTCGAGCAACTGCAGCAGATGAAGAAGATGGGCTCCATGAAGAAGATGCTCGGCATGCTGCCGGGCATGGGGCAGATGAAGCAGCAGCTGGAGGACTTCGACGACCGCGAGATCGACCGCACCGAGGCGATCATCCGTTCGATGACCCCCGGCGAACGCCGCAACCCGAAGGTGCTCAACGGCTCACGTCGGCTGCGCATCGCGAAGGGCTCCGGCATGACCGTGACCGACGTCAACCAGCTCGTGCAGCGCTTCGAGCAGGCGGCGAAGATGATGAAGACCGTGGCGCGAGGCGGCACCCCCAACATCCCCGGCATGGGTCCGGTGCCCGGCATGGGGCGTCCCGGCGCATCGACGAAGCGCGGCAAGAAGGGCAAGGGCGGCAAGAAGAGCGGTTCGCGGTCGGGGAACCCCGCCAAGCGCGCTGCCGAGAACGCCGGCCTCGCCACGGGACCGGCAACGGGTTCCGGCTTCGGACTCGGCGGCCAGAAGGCGCCATCTGAGGCAGAGCTCGCCGAGATCCAGAAGCTCTTCGGAAAGGGCTGAACGGGCTGATCAGCCCGCGTCGACCGCCGCGGGCTCGATCTGCACTCCGTGCGCTTCGCGCAGTTCCGTGATCGTGTCCGAGATCTCCGCGTCAGAGCGCTCGGTGTCCCATCCGAGGATGGGGGCAAGGGCCTGTGCGATCGAGCGGACGGTCGCGGCATCCGCGTCACCGGTGAACGCGAGACTCGTGCGTCGGAAGACGACGTCGCTCACATGCCGGACCTGCTCGTTCTCGACCATCCAGGTGAGCTCGCGGGTGGACAGGACGGCGCCGACGACCGGCGCATCCTCGCCATCGCGGATGAACGCCGCAACGTCAGCGGCCCGGGTGCCGTATCGCGTGAACAGGACCTGACCCCGCTCGCCCTCGCCCACGTTCTCGCGCAGCCATTCGAGCTTGCGCCGTGGGGTCTTGGGGTAGCCGTTCCCTCCACCGATGCGCACGCCGACGGTGCTGGTCACCCGCGGGCGCTGCAGCTCCTCGAGCACGTGATCGGCGAGGTTCTCGCCGAGGGCGCGGAACGTCGTCCACTTGCCACCGACGAGGCTGAAGACGGCGGGCAGGCCCTCGTCCTTGCGCCGTTCGATCCGGTAGTCGCGTGAGACGAACCCAGGCGCCGTGTCGTCGTGGTGGGGCAGAGGACGGATGCCGGAGTACCGGTAGACGATGTCGGAGTGGTTCACCTCGATCGTCGGGAAGACGTGACGGATGAGGTCGAAGAAGTACTGAACCTCCTCCTCGGTGCACCGCGCGGGTTCACGCGGGTCGGCGTCGAGGTCCGTGGTCCCGACGAGCACGCGGCCCTTGAGCGGGTAGATGAGGACGATGCGTCCGTCCGAGTGCTCGAAGAAGATCTCGCGTCCGGCTGTGGCCTCCAGCAGCTCGGGGTGATCGAGCACGATGTGGGAGCCCTTTGTTCCGCCCATGAACGACGTGTCCGTCCCGAGCGACGCGTTGGTGAGGTCGGTCCACGGGCCGGACGCATTGACGACGACGTCCGCCTGCACGTGGAACTCGGAGCCGGTCTCGGTGTCGCGCAGGCGCAGGCCCTGATCGTCGAGTCCGACGGCTTCGACGTAGTTCAGCGCATGCGCACCCCGGTGGGCCGCTTCGCCGTCGCGCAGCACGTCGAGGGCGAGGCGCTCGGGGTCGTGGATGGACGCGTCGTAGTAGGTGGCGGTGTACTTGACGTCCTCATCCAGCCGCGGCAACTGCTCCATGGACTTCTTGCGCCCGACGAATCGGTGACGGGGGACGGTGCCGCCGTCACGGGAGAACGTGTCGTACAGCGTGAGGCCGATCTTGATCAGCAGTGCACCGCGCTCGCCCGGCTTGCCGCTCTTGTGGGTGAGGAACCGCAGCGGCGCGGACAGGATGCCGGAGAACGTCGAGTAGATCGGGATCGTGGTCTGCAACGGCTTCACATAGTGCGGAGCGATCTTCAGCAGACCGTTGCGCTCCTGCACCGACTCCTTGACCAGGCGGAACTCGCCGTTCTCCAGATAGCGGATGCCGCCGTGGATCATGTGGCTCGATGCGGCCG from the Microbacterium ginsengiterrae genome contains:
- the ffh gene encoding signal recognition particle protein, giving the protein MATFGTLSDRLTDTFRNLRTKGKLSAADVDGTVREIRRALLDADVALPVVKDFTAKVRERALGDEVNKALNPAQQVVQIVNEELVGILGGEQRRLEFAKTPPTVIMLAGLQGSGKTTFAGKLAKQLEKDGHTPLLVAADLQRPNAVNQLQVVAEQAGATIYAPEPGNGVGDPVKVSRDGVEHARRQQHDVVIIDTAGRLGVDAELMKQASDIRKATNPDEVLFVIDAMIGQDAVNTAKAFQEGVDFTGVVLSKLDGDARGGAALSVASVTGRPIIFASTGEGLDDLEQFHPDRMASRILDLGDILTLIEQAQQAFDEEEAQKVAEKLANEAFTLEDFLEQLQQMKKMGSMKKMLGMLPGMGQMKQQLEDFDDREIDRTEAIIRSMTPGERRNPKVLNGSRRLRIAKGSGMTVTDVNQLVQRFEQAAKMMKTVARGGTPNIPGMGPVPGMGRPGASTKRGKKGKGGKKSGSRSGNPAKRAAENAGLATGPATGSGFGLGGQKAPSEAELAEIQKLFGKG
- a CDS encoding FAD-dependent oxidoreductase, with the protein product MDDRGDMMSVETNRDERPGIRAMRESGRTSVVIIGAGINGISTFRDLAMQGVDVLLVERGDFASGATAASSHMIHGGIRYLENGEFRLVKESVQERNGLLKIAPHYVKPLQTTIPIYSTFSGILSAPLRFLTHKSGKPGERGALLIKIGLTLYDTFSRDGGTVPRHRFVGRKKSMEQLPRLDEDVKYTATYYDASIHDPERLALDVLRDGEAAHRGAHALNYVEAVGLDDQGLRLRDTETGSEFHVQADVVVNASGPWTDLTNASLGTDTSFMGGTKGSHIVLDHPELLEATAGREIFFEHSDGRIVLIYPLKGRVLVGTTDLDADPREPARCTEEEVQYFFDLIRHVFPTIEVNHSDIVYRYSGIRPLPHHDDTAPGFVSRDYRIERRKDEGLPAVFSLVGGKWTTFRALGENLADHVLEELQRPRVTSTVGVRIGGGNGYPKTPRRKLEWLRENVGEGERGQVLFTRYGTRAADVAAFIRDGEDAPVVGAVLSTRELTWMVENEQVRHVSDVVFRRTSLAFTGDADAATVRSIAQALAPILGWDTERSDAEISDTITELREAHGVQIEPAAVDAG